The following coding sequences lie in one Spirosoma sp. KUDC1026 genomic window:
- a CDS encoding SDR family oxidoreductase, translated as MTKTIFITGASAGIGKATAKLFAAKGWKVIATMRKPEDETELNQLSTITLLPLDVTNVDQINDTVQQALALGDIDVVFNNAGYSVLGALEATTDEQIVRQMETNFLGTVRVTKAFIPTFREKRSGLFINTTSSAGLMAFPVSSMYDASKWALEGWAESLSFELEQFGIGIKNIEPGLVATDMTERSVFPSHPAYDTLAGKFFAVIGGPDVKMSTSEEIADVVYEAATDGKDTLRYVCGEDAKALYAQRLAAGDEAFRKGIKQMML; from the coding sequence ATGACAAAGACAATTTTTATTACCGGTGCCTCGGCGGGGATCGGTAAGGCAACGGCTAAATTATTTGCGGCAAAGGGCTGGAAGGTTATTGCGACGATGCGTAAACCCGAAGACGAAACCGAACTGAATCAACTGTCGACTATCACCCTGCTGCCGTTAGACGTAACGAATGTCGACCAGATCAACGACACTGTACAGCAGGCGCTGGCGCTTGGCGATATTGATGTGGTGTTTAACAATGCAGGCTATAGCGTGCTGGGAGCCCTGGAAGCTACTACCGATGAACAGATCGTGCGGCAGATGGAAACCAATTTCCTGGGTACGGTGCGAGTGACAAAAGCGTTTATTCCTACGTTCAGAGAGAAACGTTCGGGCCTGTTCATTAACACAACGTCCTCGGCGGGGCTAATGGCGTTTCCGGTTAGTTCGATGTACGACGCCAGTAAATGGGCGTTGGAAGGCTGGGCGGAAAGCTTATCGTTTGAACTGGAGCAGTTTGGTATTGGGATCAAAAACATCGAGCCGGGCCTGGTGGCAACCGATATGACCGAACGGTCGGTATTTCCGTCGCACCCGGCCTACGATACGTTGGCCGGAAAGTTTTTTGCCGTCATCGGCGGTCCTGACGTTAAGATGTCTACTTCTGAAGAAATTGCTGACGTCGTGTACGAAGCGGCTACCGATGGGAAAGATACCCTTCGTTACGTTTGTGGCGAAGATGCAAAAGCTCTGTATGCGCAGCGGCTGGCGGCAGGTGACGAAGCCTTTCGGAAAGGCATCAAGCAAATGATGTTGTAA
- a CDS encoding T9SS type A sorting domain-containing protein, with amino-acid sequence MLSINYAQVGDRNVRLRYVPLNPARSGASGYVEYSFSPDAGSLAAGANSGNIQSYFAKADYSAQNELDDYSYATVRDQLVANPRITAYDNGVLIWGQEPASGARVALPETGSELSVRVLGNPVTGDRVVFEVSGTGGVPVQLRLLSQQGHVVSQQPLAGSDRTSERCELSLAGQAAGVYMLEVSTATQRRTAKVIKAD; translated from the coding sequence GTGCTCTCGATTAACTACGCCCAGGTGGGTGATCGCAACGTGCGGCTGCGCTACGTGCCGCTGAACCCGGCCCGGTCTGGGGCCAGTGGGTACGTGGAGTACAGCTTCAGTCCCGACGCGGGGAGTCTGGCCGCGGGGGCCAACTCGGGTAACATTCAGAGCTACTTTGCCAAGGCGGACTACTCGGCTCAGAACGAGCTGGACGACTACTCCTACGCCACGGTGCGCGATCAGCTGGTGGCCAATCCCCGCATCACCGCCTACGACAACGGCGTACTGATCTGGGGGCAGGAGCCCGCATCGGGTGCCCGGGTGGCCCTGCCCGAGACCGGCAGCGAGTTGTCGGTACGGGTGCTTGGTAATCCGGTGACGGGCGATCGGGTGGTCTTCGAGGTGAGTGGTACGGGTGGAGTACCGGTGCAACTGCGGCTGTTGAGTCAGCAGGGGCATGTGGTCAGCCAGCAACCGCTGGCGGGTAGTGATCGTACCTCGGAGCGCTGTGAGCTCTCGCTGGCGGGTCAGGCCGCTGGGGTGTATATGCTGGAGGTGAGCACTGCTACGCAGCGCCGAACGGCTAAAGTGATCAAAGCCGACTAG
- a CDS encoding ATP-binding protein, protein MVDHSTANDQPQASASNAETTPPSGSAAPPVEQLENLYQQLEAKYQMLLNGIGQGFHISELLYDSLGQVTDWRFLEVNPVFERQTGLQHAAGQLGSIVAPNVEPYWLEVYDQVVKTGEPTTLENYNAFTKRWYSAYVYRIGEAGDHQFAVLFDDITELKRAEQRQQFLLAFSDTIRPMADPALVATRACQLLAEHLNAGWAQYIRVAGEPGAEVDTVLGDYSRPGQFAGYHFSLRTFDEATMTLLRGGNSFVLTDADHDTRITAAQRTTLLADGSLSMVAIPLVKEGNLVALFIVQDAPPRNWLPKEVSLIEEIAERIWAAVEQAKAGQALRQSEELLRAVLESLADGIYIGGLEGITLINQPALDQLGYTSAQELNRNIATLAEEIQTRDWLTGEAIPLERQAFARALGGERVIQDVLVRNRQNGQDRVMRCAAAPVRVDGQVVAAVAIISDVTEFRQAEAALRLSEERYRRLSAELEERVKDRTQDLSQANTDLKRSNANLQQFAYVASHDLQEPLRKIQSFGSLLAQQLGDHLDESTTSYLQRITDASARMSTLIKDLLAYSRIETRQQVFGPVSLAAIMAGVLTTLDWEISQSGARVSVDPLPVVKGDNSQLSQLFQNLLTNAIKFVAPGQLPQVHIQYHHRSRNDLPSDVQPGVEAPFYHQISVTDQGVGFDNKFRDQIFQVFQRLHGRKEYPGTGVGLAICQRVVENHGGAIAASGQQPARPGVNVRCVPSSLIAVPVRLFYPDPIPFQLMHRFRLLTCISDPE, encoded by the coding sequence ATGGTAGACCATTCAACTGCCAACGACCAACCACAGGCATCCGCTTCAAACGCTGAAACAACACCCCCGTCCGGGAGTGCTGCCCCCCCGGTTGAGCAACTGGAGAACCTCTACCAGCAACTAGAAGCCAAATACCAGATGCTGCTCAATGGGATTGGTCAGGGCTTTCATATCAGTGAGTTACTTTATGACAGCCTGGGCCAGGTTACTGACTGGCGTTTTCTGGAAGTTAATCCTGTTTTCGAACGCCAGACGGGTCTCCAGCACGCAGCGGGTCAGTTAGGCAGTATAGTGGCCCCCAATGTTGAACCTTACTGGCTCGAAGTGTATGACCAGGTTGTCAAAACGGGGGAGCCCACAACCCTGGAAAACTATAATGCGTTTACCAAGCGCTGGTACTCAGCGTATGTATATCGCATCGGCGAAGCGGGGGACCATCAGTTTGCAGTCCTGTTCGACGACATCACCGAACTCAAACGGGCCGAGCAGCGGCAGCAGTTCCTTCTGGCCTTTTCCGATACCATCCGGCCAATGGCCGATCCCGCGCTGGTGGCTACCCGGGCCTGCCAGTTGCTGGCAGAGCACCTCAACGCAGGCTGGGCGCAGTATATCCGCGTCGCCGGAGAACCCGGCGCCGAGGTCGACACCGTACTGGGCGACTACAGTCGGCCCGGACAGTTCGCCGGATACCATTTCTCCCTGCGCACCTTTGACGAAGCGACAATGACGCTGTTACGGGGAGGAAATTCATTCGTACTGACCGACGCTGACCACGACACCCGAATAACCGCGGCCCAGCGCACAACTTTACTGGCAGACGGCTCCCTGTCGATGGTTGCGATACCACTGGTGAAGGAAGGAAACCTGGTGGCCCTGTTTATCGTTCAGGACGCTCCCCCCCGGAACTGGCTCCCCAAGGAGGTTAGCCTGATCGAGGAGATCGCCGAACGGATCTGGGCCGCCGTGGAACAGGCCAAAGCGGGACAGGCACTGCGCCAGAGCGAAGAACTTTTGCGGGCCGTACTGGAAAGTCTGGCGGACGGAATTTACATCGGCGGACTGGAAGGAATCACCCTGATCAACCAGCCGGCCCTGGACCAGCTGGGGTACACCTCTGCGCAGGAACTGAATCGGAACATTGCGACGCTGGCCGAGGAAATTCAGACCCGCGACTGGCTGACGGGAGAAGCCATTCCCCTCGAGCGGCAGGCGTTTGCCCGGGCGCTGGGCGGTGAGCGGGTTATCCAGGATGTTCTCGTGCGGAACCGGCAAAACGGGCAGGACCGCGTCATGCGTTGCGCAGCCGCGCCGGTGCGGGTAGATGGCCAGGTGGTGGCTGCCGTGGCCATTATCTCGGACGTAACCGAGTTCCGCCAGGCGGAAGCGGCCCTGCGTCTGAGCGAAGAACGCTACCGGCGGCTCTCCGCCGAGCTGGAAGAACGGGTCAAAGACCGCACCCAGGATTTAAGTCAGGCCAACACCGATCTGAAACGCTCGAACGCCAACCTGCAGCAGTTTGCCTACGTCGCGTCGCACGACTTGCAGGAACCACTCCGCAAGATTCAATCCTTCGGTTCACTGCTGGCTCAGCAGCTTGGTGACCACCTTGATGAGTCGACGACCAGTTACCTCCAACGCATTACCGACGCCAGCGCGCGCATGTCGACGCTGATTAAAGATCTGTTGGCTTACTCGCGCATCGAAACCCGCCAGCAGGTCTTCGGCCCGGTTTCGCTGGCCGCCATTATGGCCGGGGTGCTGACAACGCTCGACTGGGAGATCAGCCAGTCGGGTGCCCGGGTCAGCGTGGATCCGTTGCCCGTAGTTAAAGGAGACAATTCCCAGCTAAGCCAGCTTTTTCAGAACCTGCTGACGAATGCCATCAAGTTTGTCGCGCCCGGCCAACTCCCGCAGGTCCACATCCAGTATCACCACCGGTCACGGAACGACTTACCGTCTGATGTACAGCCAGGGGTTGAGGCCCCGTTCTATCATCAGATCAGCGTTACCGATCAGGGAGTAGGGTTTGACAACAAGTTTCGGGACCAGATTTTTCAGGTATTCCAGCGCCTGCACGGCAGGAAAGAATACCCCGGAACCGGCGTGGGCCTGGCTATTTGTCAGCGAGTCGTAGAAAACCACGGCGGTGCCATCGCGGCCAGCGGCCAGCAGCCAGCCCGGCCAGGGGTCAACGTTCGATGTGTACCTTCCAGCCTGATCGCGGTTCCAGTACGTCTTTTTTACCCTGACCCGATTCCCTTCCAATTAATGCATCGATTCCGGTTGCTGACCTGCATAAGCGATCCTGAATAA
- a CDS encoding winged helix-turn-helix transcriptional regulator: MILETIKCDTAQARQRTLALKDAIELLSGKWKFCILLNLHNLGPLRFKDLQETAIGITPKVLSKELQELEENLLITRTVNTTKPVTVSYALTAHAIEIQPVLEALINFGLKHRAKIKADNA; encoded by the coding sequence ATGATTTTGGAAACTATCAAGTGCGACACAGCACAGGCCAGACAACGAACGCTGGCGTTAAAGGATGCTATTGAGCTGCTGAGCGGGAAATGGAAGTTCTGTATTCTGCTGAATTTACATAATCTGGGACCATTGCGATTCAAAGACCTGCAGGAAACCGCCATCGGCATAACGCCCAAAGTGCTTTCCAAAGAATTGCAGGAACTGGAGGAGAATTTACTCATTACCCGCACGGTCAATACGACCAAACCCGTTACGGTTTCCTACGCCCTGACTGCTCACGCGATCGAAATTCAACCCGTACTGGAGGCTTTGATTAATTTCGGGTTGAAGCACAGAGCGAAGATCAAGGCCGACAATGCTTAA